Proteins co-encoded in one Candidatus Angelobacter sp. genomic window:
- a CDS encoding ribonuclease H-like domain-containing protein translates to MKNIVYFDLETQKSADEVGGWDKINLMKMSVGVTYNTGRGDYRIYGEPQVNELIGELQRADLVVGFNNLRFDYEVLHGYTALDLRQIPTLDMLVELQKALQHRLSLDAIAAATLGVEKTSEGMQAIRWYKEGRLL, encoded by the coding sequence ATGAAGAACATTGTTTATTTCGACCTGGAAACGCAAAAGTCTGCGGACGAAGTCGGCGGTTGGGACAAGATCAACCTGATGAAGATGAGCGTCGGCGTGACATACAACACGGGACGCGGTGACTACCGGATCTATGGTGAGCCGCAGGTCAATGAACTGATCGGCGAGTTGCAGCGGGCCGACCTGGTGGTGGGGTTCAACAACCTGCGTTTCGATTATGAGGTTTTGCACGGATACACGGCGCTCGACCTGCGGCAGATTCCGACGCTGGACATGCTGGTCGAACTGCAAAAGGCTTTGCAGCACCGGCTCTCGCTCGATGCCATCGCCGCGGCAACACTGGGTGTGGAGAAGACATCGGAAGGGATGCAGGCGATCCGCTGGTACAAGGAGGGCAGGCTGCTC